Genomic window (Ctenopharyngodon idella isolate HZGC_01 chromosome 20, HZGC01, whole genome shotgun sequence):
cctccgcgttcgtcattgcgttgggtcaaaggttgctcttataaaccttggaggactaaggatattttttaaatatatctccgattgtgttcatctgaaaaaaaaagaaagacaaaaaaaaagaagacagtcatatacacctagtatGGCTTAAGTACGGAGCcctggacatgacatgcaggaaaaaaatagtaggttaaatcatgcgcacgatttagtaaattgagggaatgaattagtaagtcgtgcgcacgatttaattttttttcttgcatgtcatgtgcggggctccatacttaagggtgagtaaatcatgggataattttcatttttcggtgaactatccctttaaagatacATATTTGTGCCTACAGTGTACAAACAGTGACAGCTTTCTTACCGTTTTTTTCTGAGATTGTGGGATTTCAATATGTGATTATGGgacttttgaaataaaataaaaagaaaaaaagaaaagtgacaTCCCATCACAATTCTCATAATAAAtgcactaaaataaaattaatttcattttgacatttatattaataattaccTTGTGGTACTGTGTAACTAAGCAAATCTGTTTTGTAAAATCTTTTCAAATTTGTTTGCAGTCTTTCCTCTTTAGCTGTCTTTGCACCGCTTCTCTCATTAGAACTGCAGTCAGAACGCTGCACAACACCAATAAGAAGAACGATCCTCCAGCCAGTAGAATGAAGTGCTCTCCATGCACACCTACTACAGACTGCTGATGCACCAGATAGTCTCTAAACATTGCCTCCAGCTGGCACATAGTACACATGGCCAGGAAGATGTGGAAGATCTGATGTCCGTGACCCAAAATGTCACATCTCCCTGGAAAGAAGCGCTCAGGAACTGGGCAAGAGAAAAACAGAGCCGACAACACAAAAAACACCACCTGCAGGGCATGAAACACCAACACTGGCTCGTCCCAAGATCTGGTGACCAGGCGGTGCGCTACAGGGCTTATGTCGAGCAAGTACGCCAGGCTGGTGGGAATGATCTGGCAGATCTTGCGGCGGAGAGGGTATGGACGGCGGTAACGGAATTTGGCGTAGCAGCAACTGGCGCAGGACAACCAGGCTAGCACCGCGGCACCGGGTAGAAACACAGCACCCACTAGGCTTTGTCTCCATACTGGCTCAGAACAGTAAAAATAGTGGCCAAGTGCACAGCCATATTGGTAAACAGCTACGCCAACATAGTCTACGAAGAAGAGAGAGTAATGGGCCAGCTCAGACTTTGACTGCAGCAGGTGGGCGGCCACGCTGAAACTGAGGTAGGTAAGTGACGACAACACGTACAAAAACAGAGGCAAAGACGCCACATTGAGCGTCAGCCCCCATGTGACTGTGAATAAAGAAAAGTGGAGTAGAACAGCAGGGATCGCCAGCAGGTGTGTCCACACATTGAGCGACTCATTGTGACATTGAAAGAGACTACAGAAGTAGCTCAGCCATTCCTGATGGACCGGACGATAGCCCGACAAGATGTAGGGCTCACGAAACAGGCTCGGCACATCAGAGGCGAGTACGGTGGCTTTAGGCAAAGGTAGACGGGGCAACCAGTTCGACAAGTGTGGTAACTGACCCAGCTGCTGTATACTCAATGTCAGTGTACTAAGACGGCCCAAAACTCCGCTTGCCATGGTGAAACTCTGGATGAATGACAAAAATCAGCTGCAATGAGAAGCAGAAAACAGCACGAGGATAAATTATATTGACAAATCAGAATGCCATGATTCATACCTCTGCCAGACAAAGAGCCAGTTCTTGCTGAACTAAACCTCTTACACTTGATAAGTTAATATCTGGCCTGGTTGAATTGATCATTGTGTTTGCCAAGTACTCCCATTGTGCTCTGCCGTATATTGCTCCAAACCAAcatttgtcaattttgaagCACTAGCTGTGTCTTGAAACCTAGTATGTTGCCTACCTAGAAAGCACTGTTGTGGGTTATAGATGATTTCTGTATAGATAGGTTGCAGATATGTATGATGcctaaaaatgctgtctagatagGGAGTTTAATAGGTTTGGAGATTGTATACTTTAGTATACAATCTCCAATATATACTCCAATTGTATACTtcagtatactttagtttttactacagtaaactgtagtgtatattgtagtataatatacccatacagttgtagaaaacttagtacagtattgggtaaagtaatttgtttatattactatagctGTTATGTTAcaacagcaactatagaattaccacaacaaattaattcaagtactttactatagtatggttcaaaaacactatagtatttactataaattactataaacGTGCTACTTTTAAATGTGCCTTATTAAGCTAAGAAAGAGTAAGAATATGCTATGCGACACTTTTATACAACCTTCTGCAAAAAAGCATGCTATCAAAACGCCAGAAACgttcttctttaaataataaagagTTTATATTATCGTTTATATATTAGTAGCTCCTCACCTTTGCGGCACTGGTTGAAAGTCGCTCTTCACTCTTCCCAGACTTCACCTCTCACTTTTTAGAAGATATATGGGGTTTCATATCAACCTAAAGATTAAATCCGGTCTTCAGACATTATAACCTTGGCAACTGCGCTCTCCCTGTCAACTCAACTGAGAGACCTGTTGGGTCGGCTCCTTGTGAATTTGGGCGGGGCTACAAATCACTCATGCTTGAAGGGACTCTGACTCAGTTCAGATTCAAAAGGATTCGGTTCACTGTTCGAAAAAGCAAACATGAAAAAAGAGATATAACTTCAAAtcacggtaaaaaaaaaaaaaaaaaaaaaaaacagaaaaaacatgATTATAAAATTCACACACATTTTGATGGGCGAAGACTaattttctgaaaataaaattaattataaacaaaaatctgtcaactcaggttcaCGAGACTTCAGTatacagtgaaagtgaatggtgactgaaGCTGTGGTTCTGCATAACAAATTCTGTTTTGCTTATTATAGGCTTTGAAAGTAACTATTCATTATTATACTATTTATGACGGCAACTACAAGACATGAAGACctatatttaaagtgtaaaataGCCTAAACAGAACAATGGTGTAAtattatatacaggtgctggtcatataattagaatatcatcaaaaagttcatttttttattataaattatttttaaaaatgaaactttcatatattctagattccctacatgtaaagtaaaacatttcaaaagttttttttttttaaattttgatgattagagcgtacagctcatgaaagtccaaaatccagtatttcaaaatattagaatatttcctaaaatcaatcaaaaaatggatttgcaaaacagaaaagttaaagttctttaaagtatgttcttttgtgcactcaatacttgatcggcaggacatattacagcaaatgacttgctcctagcacaaattactgcatcagtgaagtgtggcatggaagtgatcagcctgtggcactgctgaggcactattgagccttcagatcatctgtatattgttggatcaactgtttctcatctttctcttgaaaatatcccatagattcaggtcaggcatattggctggccaataaagcacagtaatatcatggtcagcaaaccacttggaagtggtttttgcactgtgggcaggtgctaaagtcctgctggaaaaggaaatcagcatctccataaagcttgtcagcagatggaagcataaagtgcttcaaaatctcctggaagatggctgcattgactttgcacttgataaaacacaatggaccaacaccagcagacgtcacgccccccccccaaatcattattgacttcagaaacttcacactagacttcaagcagtttggattctgtgcctctccagtcttccttcagactctgggaccatgatttcaacatgaaatgcaaaatttacatttatctgaaaagaggactttcgaccactgatcactgtccagttctttttctccttagcccaggtaagatgcttctgacattgtctctggttcagaagtggcttggtagtccttttcctgaagatgtctgagtgtggtgactcttgatgcgctgactccggcttcattctactcattgtgaagctctcccaagtgtttgaatcggctttacttgacagtattgtcaagcttgcggtcatccctgttgcttgtgcacctttgcctacccaatttcttccttccagtcaactttgcatttaatatgctttgatatttcactctgtaaacagccaccccattcagtaatgaccttctgtgacttactctctttgtggagggtgtcaatgattgtctcctggaccattgccaagtcagcagtcttccccattagtgtggtttcaaaaaacaaaagatacccggattttatactgtagggatggtcatttaatgaaactcaaatgtaaatgttctaatattttgagatactggatttttcacgatattctaattatatgaccagcacctgtacagtcgggcaaaaaaaaaaaagatgcgtAAAAGACAACATGAGAATCTGATCAAGTATGGAAACCAATATTAAGAAAAGTGATGTTCATTTATAAAACGGATATGTATTTTACACTGTGTACTTTGTACTACTACagtgtataatttataattttgtgaCTTTTCTTTTCATCACCTTTGTATATCATATCTGCATAGGGAAGTAAAATGCTTTCATATGACGttgaataaacattacatttgatttacagACTGTCTGAGTTGCAACAGTGACGTTAAATGTGCACAAGAGAAAGGAGCAAATAACATAGACTCGCGTTTGTTGTCTGCAACAACCATTATTTGCCAAAACATCTAGTCCGCATATGCTGCATCTGTAGTTTTGAGCGCATGCGCAGCACCGGTACTCTTTTCGCGCGAAACACTAAAGAGGGCCGGCCGAATCATCATTCTATGGATTTGATTGGACGCCGCAACCCAAGAGACAGAATATGGTAATGAGTCACTGGTGTGTTGGCCAATCAGCGGTCGGATTCCACAGCGGGAGAAGCCTGGTGGCGCGAAAAGACACACAACAGTCCTGCGATCGACACGAGGTGTTCTGCACTGAGTATTTCTTAAAACTTTTAGACGCTTTATACAAAAATGGCTGCTGAAGTTGTGGACGACCAGGAACTGAGGGAGGCGCAGAGGGATTACCTGGATTTTCTTGACGACGATGTAGGCATAACGCATTTATTATATACTTATTAACTGTTAAACTATTGACGTTAATGTGTCTTATTGGAACAAAGGCCCACTCTCATAAACCATAATGTAACTTACTTTAATCTTTTTTTCGTGGGTATTTTTGTTTACGTTTTGTTTGTTGACAACTTTTTATGGGGTTTTTACCTTTTTTCAGCAAGACCAGGGCATCTATCAGAGCAAAGTACGACAGATGATCAGCGAAAACAAATCCAGGCTCATTGTGAACCTCAACGACCTGCGCCGCCGCAACGAAAAGCGAGCTGCCAAGtatgttcaacttttttttttaaaaaaaactttttttttctacttacaCTTTACAGTATACACTTTAGGCCTACATTATAGcatataaatgtatttccaTGCATAGTGCTATTATAACtatatgtgttttatatcatatactgaaaatacagtttaacattataatgtaaaGTGTGACTGTTTTAATTGAAATGAACAATCTCTGGTCTTCAGGTTGCTGAGTAATGCTTTTGAAGAGCTTGTTGCATTCCAGCGTGCCCTGAAAGATCTGGTGGCTTCAATAGATGCCACTTATGCCAAGCAGCACGAAGAGTTCTTCATTGGTCTGGAGGGCAGCTTCGGCAACAAACACGTCTCCCCTCGAACCTTGACCTCTCGTCTGCTGGGTAGCATGGTGTGTTTGGAGGGCATTGTCACAAAATGTAGGTCCAAGCATATTTATGTGCATTTGAAAGATTTGATATTTTGCATGTCATAGACAGTGAATTGATCAGGTTTTCTCTTTGTATTCACAGGCTCTTTGGTGCGTCCCAAAGTAGTACGCAGTGTGCACTACTGCCCAGCCACTAAGAAGACTATGGAGCGCAAATACACAGATCTGACCTCTCTGGAAGCCTTCCCTTCGAGTGCCATTTACCCCACCAAGGTACTATAATTTGTCCCACTTCACAACTTGGAATCGTGCAAAAATATTGTGGTCGGGGGTTCCAGGGGCTTTCAAACTCATTGATGTCCCAAAAATGATGATCACCTTGCGAAGGGACCCtcttcataaaatatataggcAGCTGTATATTACTATAAGACCCGTTAATACTCTGAGAGAAAAAGTATGATATTATAAAGgcaacaatgtcaaattatttaagtaaaaataataataattattgttattactacataataatagtaataactataataattattaatattattattaatactaaaataatttaaaattgttgTCTTTATAATACCACACATATTATGTATTTCATCATcagattattttaataacaacaacaaaaattattattaatcctCTGTGTCTATATTTGATCCATTCAGGATGAGGAGAACAATCCACTGGAGACTGAGTTCGGTCTGTCCGTCTATAAGGACCATCAGACCATCACAGTGCAGGAGATGCCAGAGAAAGCCCCTGCCGGTCAGCTGCCCCGCTCTGTGGACATCATCCTGGACAACGACCTGGTGGACGCTATAAAACCAGGGGACCGTGCGCAGGTGATCGGCACCTACCGCTGCCTGCCTGGCAAAAAGGGCGGCTTCACCTCGGGCACCTTCAGGTAGAGCTGCACCAACTGCGgttacattttttgaaatattattatattactattattgtataaataataatattaataataatacacgtGTGTTTAGGACCATCATGATTGCCTGTCACGTCAAACAGATGAGCAAAGAAGTCGCTCACTACTTCTCTGCAGATGATGTAGCCAAGATCAAGAGCTTCTGCAGATCTCGCTCAAAGGTAAGAGAATGGAAATCGACATAatgaactttaaagggttagttcacccaaaaatgaaaattatgtcatttattactcaccttcatgtcgttccacacccgtaagaccttctttcatcttcggaacacaaattaagatatttttgataaaatccgatggctcagtgaggcctgcatcgccagcaataactcttcctttttcaatgtccggaaagctaataaaaacatatttaaaacagttcatgtgactacagtggttcaactttaatgttataaaaataacaaaatagtgactttatttcacaatatctagtgatgggcgatttcagaacactgcttcatgaagcttcgaagcttacgaatcatttgtttcgaatcagtggttcggagtgccaaaattgcatgatttcagtaaacgaggcttcgttacgtcgtaagtgttttgaaacttcaatagttcacgtgactttggcagtttgatacacgctccgaaccaccgattcaaaacaaaagatttgttaagcttcgaagcttcatgaagcagtgttttgaaatcgcacataactagatattgtggaataaagtcgctattttgttatttttggcacacaaaaagtattctcgttgctttataatattaaagttgaaccactgtagtcacatgaactgttttaaatatgtttttagtagctttctgggcgttgaaaaagggagtgttattgctggcgatgcaggcctcactgagccatcggattttatcaaaaaaatcttaatttgtgttccgaagatgaacgaaggtcttacaggtgtggaacgacatgaggatgagtaattaatgacagaattttcatttttgggtaaactaatcctttagaTTATTGTATGTCTATGTTCTCCTAATATGAATGCCTtatttgtctttgtactcctttAGAATTTGTTTGATCAGTTGGCTCGCTCACTGGCCCCCAGTATTCATGGTCATGAGTACATAAAGAAGGCCATCCTATGTATGCTTCTAGGAGGGGTGGAAAAGGTTTTGGAGAATGGCTCACGCATTAGAGGAGACATCAACGTACTTCTCATAGGTATTTGCCTGCTTAGATTTGCACAGATAATGAGCGACATTTAGGGTAAAATGAATGGTTCATATTTACAAATCACTCACTGTGCTGGACGTGAGATTGAGAACTCCACAATAACTTTTTGTAACTGAATCGTAAGTAGACACAGATGAAATCTgcttttttttgccattttctgTAGAGATCTGTCTAACTTTACAAGTAACATTACATATgatatgtaataattttaagttgcaaacatatTGAGGATCTAGACCAGGGGTGGGCAgacttggtcctggagggccactgtcctgcagagtttagctccaaccctaatcaaacacatctgaacaagctaatcagtTCATTCAGGATTTCTAGAAGGCTAGAGATAGGTGAGTtctatcagggttggagctaaactctgcaggacagtggccctccaggaccgagtttgcccacccctgATCTAGACCAAgcgttttcaaactttttgatgcCCTAACCTTGTGAGTGCTcccttcctaaaatataaaggcaGCTATATATTACTGTAAGACGTATTCATATTCTGAGAGAAATAGTAGGCATGATATAAGACAATGTCAAATGATTtgtttagtaataataataatgtttttatagaattataacaacatttattatatgtatgtgtgtacatatatgtactgtatatatatgacATGTAATAGGTTCAGGTTACAAAGCAACTTTGCATAAATATAAAGGTTGATGTTAAATTAAAAGGTTTAGATTTATAAAACTGTATGAAGCCCACTAGTTCACTGAAtaatcatatatttttaaaatgccagTAGAAATGCCTTGTTTTGACCCGTTTTCTGTTGTACATGCTGTACTTTAATGCTATTTTTGGGTGCTTTTCTTTACAGACCCACCAGATGCCGCCATTTATCAGTTTACTGGatattaaaaaatgataaatgattaaagggatagttcacctaaaaatgaaacttgtcatcatttactcaccctcaagttgttccaaacctatataattatctcgcccccccattgactgctatagtattttttcccctactatggtagtcaatggggggcgagatctgcttggttacaaacattcttccaaatatcttcatttgtgtacTGCAGAACAAGGACATTTTATAATATCAAGAGATAtttatataggtttggaacagcttgagggtgagtaaatgatgacaaaatgttcatttttgggtgaactatcccttgaagTCAAGCAGAAAAAAATCTTCTTAATAATATCTGAACTGATTTTGAGGAAAAACCTGCagaatggatttaaaaaaatgtattagctgaaaaaaaattatcgaGAGTATTATACTCTTATTGGTATCCTCAAACATAATCAATTTAGACAAAAtggtaaataaatgcataagaTGTGTTTCAATTCTGCGTAAATCTCTCTATTTCTTAGGTGACCCATCAGTGGCCAAGTCTCAGCTGCTCCGGTACGTTCTGCACACCGCACCTCGTGCCATTCCCACCACAGGCCGAGGTTCATCAGGTGTAGGTCTGACTGCAGCCGTCACCACTGACCAAGAGACAGGTACTGCGTTTCACACACGCCATCAAGCCAAGAAACCATAGGTTAATTTATAACAAGTCTGGCTATTTCagagttttgtttgttcttttaatATGAAGTTGTGTCTGTCTCTCAGGTGAGCGTCGTCTTGAGGCTGGTGCCATGGTTTTGGGGGATCGAGGGGTGGTCTGCATTGATGAGTTTGACAAAATGTCAGATATTGATCGCACTGCTATCCATGAGGTCATGGAACAGGGCCGCGTCACCATCGCCAAGGCCGGCATCCACGCTCGGCTCAATGCCCGCTGCAGCGTCCTGGCAGCTGCCAACCCCGTTTATGGCCGAGTAAGTGCTTCATTTGGTGTTCGTAAAACCTGAATCTGTGAGTAATCTGAATCTGTATCTGTGCATCATTaggttggcttgagaaagctaATTTACGGATCTACTATTTAagattatcattatttttttgagGCAAATTTTAAACAGTATCTCCTCTTAGAGCTTTTAAGCTAcaaacagtgttgccaagtccgtggtTTTCCCACTAATCGGGCTGCTTTTACACTGTTCCCGTGGGTTGTTTTACATGTCagtgggttgaagcgacccaaataacatgatatttaccCCCCGGGACATGAGTTTTACCGTGGGACCCCCCCTgaaacgcgattgggctagttttgggctagttttgagtagcaattgggtgggttttgttgtgaaaacctggcaaccctggggtcagaccttcagactgttgtGACTCGggttgctatatcttttcaaAGTGATCCAATTTAACGATTTTCGTTAAACGGACAATCAAAACTACAAAAGGTCCCATGCGCTTTCATGGTGGTCAAAACTTTTATACAATAACTAGCAAAGCCTAGCTACTAGCTTAGGATATGCTAGCAGCGTGCTAAATCATGCAAGTGACATGCTAATTTATGTTAGCaatatgctaaaacatgttaataacATGCTGCAACATGCTAGCagaatgctaaaacatgttagcaacatacTTAGTCATGTTAGCCACATGGTAAATCATaacagcaacatgctaaatcatgctagcagcatgttaattcatgctagcaatgttttaaaacatgctaacaacatgctaattcaggctaacaaaacatgctaatttgtgctagcaacatgttaaaaaatgctagcaacgtgttaaaacatgctagcaacatgctaattcgtGCTAGaaacttattaaaaaatgttagaagaATGCAAAATCATCTGTCTGTTTTTCGTGCTAGCAACgtattaaaacatgctagcaacatactaaatcatctatctgtttttttgttttacgtGCTAGCAACATATTATAACATGCTAAATCAactatttatctgtctatttTTCCGATAGACTTTATTGTcttcaaaacattcaaactTTAAACTTCAAACTACTTCAAACGTAAAAtcttcaaacttcaagcttttaaaacctTTTCAAACATTCTGGTctggctttctcaagccaacttcaAAATTTTTTATCAAACTTATCTAGTTTCATAATGTTACTCTTACGCTGGATAAATATCCAGTGTATTTCAAGAAATCAGACTTGAAAGAACAACAATGTTTATGAATTTGTCTCTCTTCGTCTGCAGTATAATCAGTATAAGACCCCCATGGAGAACATTGGCCTGCAGGACTCGCTGCTGTCTCGTTTTGATTTGCTCTTCATCATGCTGGATCAGATGGACCCAGAGCAGGACCGCGAGGTATCCGATCACGTCTTGCGCATTCACCGCTACAGGGATCCCCATGAGCAGGAAGGAGCAGGTACAAACTGATAGAGCATTTTATACTACATATTTTGTGTTAGGTGTGTCATTATTGTGCCGTTAGTGTCAGCAAAAAGAGTTACATAAAGATGGAataggagaaagtattttaacatcaaaaacTGCACACTTCAGATTTATGTCTGTGAAATAAATTGTGAtatattctgtattaaaagGAATTTATCATCTTGCAAATATTGTGTGCTGTAGTGTTTATTGGACTCACATGCGTTTGTGTGTTTCAGCTCTATCTTTTGGTGGTGCAATCGATGCATTGGCCACTGAAGACCCTAATGTAATTcaagaggaagaagaggagcTACAAGTGTATGAGAAACACAATCCTCTTCTCCATGGCAGCAAAAAACTCAAGTATGGAGAAGTGCCCACTAGTTTTTTGTTACTTTCCCTTCTGTGCTTTCTTCTCTAATGCAAAACACAAAGGCTAATTCAGCACAGATTATGTCTGGTTTATGGTACTACCACGTGGCTTCATGaatgatttgatattttaataggGTTGCCTTGTTTCACTTTTCTAAGATACTTTTTCAAGAAAATGCACTACTGTATAAAATTTtagggtctgtaagattttttaaatgtttttgaaagaagtctcttatgctcacctaggtggcatttatttgatcatcaatacagtaaatacagtaatgttgtgaaatattattacaatttaaaataattgttttttatttaaatatattataaaatataatttctttctgtgatggcaaagctgaattttcagcatcattactcctgtctacagtgtcacatgatcctgcagaaatcattctaatattctgatttgctgttaaagaaaattattattatcactgttgtgctgcttaatatttttgtggaaaccgtgatacttttttaaaaatactttttggataaatagaaagttcaaaagaatctTTTCTTACACATTCTTAGCTGTCAAATATAAACACCCCATTATTATACAgctaaattatttttgtgtatgtttttttaGGGACAGAGTAGTGAGTAAAGCGTTCATGAGGAAGTACATCCACGTTGCCAAGGCTCTTTCTCCTGTTCTGACTCAAGAAGCAGCCAATCACATTGCAGAGGAGTACTCAAGACTGCGCAGTCAGGAGCAGCTCGGCTCTGACATTGCACGGGTAAATACAGACACATTTACAAACTACTCTGAGTTGCTTTGCTGGTCAGGTATTAGCAAATAAATTTCTTATGCTGTCAGATAACTAATATGAAGAATCTGTGCTGTGTTTTGTCCTTCAGACGTCACCGGTCACTGCTAGAACCCTGGAGACTTTGATCCGTCTTTCTACGGCCCACGCCAAAGCTCGCATGAGCAAAGCTGTGGAACTGTTGGACACAGAAGTTGCTGTGGAGCTTGTGCAGTTTGCCTATTTCAAgaaggtttgtttgtttatatagcTAATAGCTCATTAGTCACAAATGTTTACTCTACAATGGATGGATTTTAATTCCCTAATATCTGATTGCATTTAGGCTTTGCATTGGTGTTTTAAGATACGAGTTTTAAGATACAagcttttactttttaatacaGTACTTCTGTTAGTGGCTGATTTAAATCCACAAAAATTTCGCATGAATTAAATGAATATCTTTTACCTTCATTTCCTATTCCTCAGGTTTTGGAGAAGGAACGTAAACGCTCTAGAAATGGGGGGCAGGACACGGCCTcagaggatgaggaggaggaggaagatgaaGCACAAGAAACACCTCGACCACAGAGAAAAAGGTCTAGTGTTATTCCACAATAGCATGACAAAGTCAATGTTTATGAATTTTCCAAGCTATAAAGAATTTGGGgttgttaagattttttttacattttacattattttttaatgttacattaatgtctttattgtcactttatTCCTTTTAAAGAAATTGTACTGAACAGTGGTGAATTTATTGGTGtattcattattaaaatcatcAGGTGTGATGATTTCTTTATAGAATTGTTAGTTTACAGTGTTTTATAacaattttaatgtgtttaagtAATGATTATGATACTTAACTGTGG
Coding sequences:
- the paqr8 gene encoding membrane progestin receptor beta, which encodes MASGVLGRLSTLTLSIQQLGQLPHLSNWLPRLPLPKATVLASDVPSLFREPYILSGYRPVHQEWLSYFCSLFQCHNESLNVWTHLLAIPAVLLHFSLFTVTWGLTLNVASLPLFLYVLSSLTYLSFSVAAHLLQSKSELAHYSLFFVDYVGVAVYQYGCALGHYFYCSEPVWRQSLVGAVFLPGAAVLAWLSCASCCYAKFRYRRPYPLRRKICQIIPTSLAYLLDISPVAHRLVTRSWDEPVLVFHALQVVFFVLSALFFSCPVPERFFPGRCDILGHGHQIFHIFLAMCTMCQLEAMFRDYLVHQQSVVGVHGEHFILLAGGSFFLLVLCSVLTAVLMREAVQRQLKRKDCKQI
- the mcm3 gene encoding DNA replication licensing factor MCM3, with translation MAAEVVDDQELREAQRDYLDFLDDDQDQGIYQSKVRQMISENKSRLIVNLNDLRRRNEKRAAKLLSNAFEELVAFQRALKDLVASIDATYAKQHEEFFIGLEGSFGNKHVSPRTLTSRLLGSMVCLEGIVTKCSLVRPKVVRSVHYCPATKKTMERKYTDLTSLEAFPSSAIYPTKDEENNPLETEFGLSVYKDHQTITVQEMPEKAPAGQLPRSVDIILDNDLVDAIKPGDRAQVIGTYRCLPGKKGGFTSGTFRTIMIACHVKQMSKEVAHYFSADDVAKIKSFCRSRSKNLFDQLARSLAPSIHGHEYIKKAILCMLLGGVEKVLENGSRIRGDINVLLIGDPSVAKSQLLRYVLHTAPRAIPTTGRGSSGVGLTAAVTTDQETGERRLEAGAMVLGDRGVVCIDEFDKMSDIDRTAIHEVMEQGRVTIAKAGIHARLNARCSVLAAANPVYGRYNQYKTPMENIGLQDSLLSRFDLLFIMLDQMDPEQDREVSDHVLRIHRYRDPHEQEGAALSFGGAIDALATEDPNVIQEEEEELQVYEKHNPLLHGSKKLKDRVVSKAFMRKYIHVAKALSPVLTQEAANHIAEEYSRLRSQEQLGSDIARTSPVTARTLETLIRLSTAHAKARMSKAVELLDTEVAVELVQFAYFKKVLEKERKRSRNGGQDTASEDEEEEEDEAQETPRPQRKRRRQSERRPSQGSESYDPYDFDTETDIPQIQSPAPARQGEEPVDTPDQNGHTELSDDRLKEFKTALLEVFRSAHAQSVGMIALMESINKSCPSPFNETEVRAALARMQDDNQVMVADDIIFLI